The following coding sequences are from one Synergistaceae bacterium window:
- the rpmB gene encoding 50S ribosomal protein L28, with the protein MAKICQCCGRGPVTGNAVSHSNRHTRRRWLINLQNARINVGDGSTLKVRVCAKCLKSGFVKRAVKV; encoded by the coding sequence ATGGCTAAAATCTGTCAGTGTTGCGGGCGTGGTCCCGTGACGGGAAACGCGGTCAGCCATTCAAATCGTCATACCCGTCGTCGCTGGCTGATCAACCTTCAGAACGCCAGAATTAACGTGGGCGACGGGTCGACCCTTAAGGTTCGGGTCTGTGCCAAGTGTCTAAAGTCTGGGTTTGTCAAAAGAGCGGTGAAGGTTTGA
- a CDS encoding succinate CoA transferase: MDVSISRERLRLANADGKIKTPEEAAKTIEKGMIVACSGFTPSGYPKEVPRALTRRCAQEGPVPVTLWTGASVGPELDDELARAGCIQKRFPYQTSEAIRKKINEGEVLYADLHLSHNAQNLRYGFHGDVDVAIVEATAILEDGSIVPTTSVGNTPAFVQMAQKVIVEINTAQPAELEGLHDIYTPQNPPNREPIPILKPSDRIGTPFIPCSPDKIVAIVHSEVKDSQRPLAEVDEGSRRIASHLLDFLDLEVKSGRLPPSLPPLQSGVGNIANAVLKGLSEWPTDGLSVYTEVIQDSIFELIEKGKISFASGTALTPSPDGAQKYYPKLRQFADRLVLRPQEISNNPEVIRRLGLIAMNTAVEVDIYGHVNSTMVSGSHILNGIGGSGDFARNAGYTIFLCPSIAGKGKISKVVPFCSHIDHTEHDVDVIVTEHGVADLRNLSPRERADVIIAKCADPRYRELLRDYKKRAELGKGHEPHILKEALSWHVRLSEKGSMLD; encoded by the coding sequence CGCGAAAACGATCGAGAAAGGTATGATCGTGGCTTGCAGTGGCTTCACTCCCTCCGGCTATCCCAAAGAGGTTCCACGCGCTCTGACGCGGCGATGTGCACAAGAGGGTCCCGTGCCGGTCACGCTTTGGACGGGAGCCTCCGTGGGGCCGGAACTGGACGACGAGTTAGCCCGGGCTGGTTGTATTCAGAAGCGGTTTCCCTATCAGACCAGCGAAGCCATTCGCAAGAAAATCAACGAAGGAGAAGTGCTGTACGCGGACCTTCATCTTTCGCACAACGCACAGAACCTAAGGTACGGTTTTCATGGTGATGTCGATGTGGCCATTGTGGAAGCCACCGCAATCCTGGAAGACGGATCCATCGTCCCTACGACTTCGGTGGGCAATACCCCGGCGTTCGTGCAAATGGCCCAAAAAGTTATCGTGGAGATCAATACGGCCCAACCCGCCGAACTGGAGGGATTACACGACATCTACACGCCCCAAAATCCTCCGAACCGCGAACCGATTCCTATTCTCAAACCCAGCGACAGAATCGGAACTCCCTTTATCCCCTGTTCCCCCGATAAAATTGTCGCCATCGTCCATTCAGAGGTCAAAGACAGCCAGCGTCCTCTGGCGGAAGTCGACGAGGGTAGTCGGCGCATAGCTTCTCATCTTCTGGATTTCCTCGACTTGGAAGTCAAAAGCGGAAGGCTGCCGCCTTCTTTGCCGCCTTTGCAGTCCGGGGTGGGTAACATCGCCAACGCGGTCTTAAAGGGCCTGTCCGAATGGCCGACCGATGGCTTGAGCGTGTACACGGAAGTGATTCAGGACTCGATCTTTGAACTCATTGAGAAAGGCAAGATTAGTTTTGCCTCGGGTACGGCTCTGACCCCCAGTCCTGATGGAGCCCAGAAATACTACCCCAAACTCAGGCAATTCGCGGACCGCTTGGTCTTGCGTCCCCAGGAAATCAGTAACAATCCAGAAGTGATCCGCAGGCTTGGGCTCATCGCCATGAATACGGCTGTCGAAGTTGACATTTACGGCCACGTCAACTCGACAATGGTTTCTGGGAGTCATATTTTGAACGGTATCGGCGGTTCGGGAGACTTTGCCAGAAACGCCGGATACACGATTTTCTTGTGCCCCTCTATTGCTGGTAAGGGAAAAATCTCGAAGGTCGTACCTTTTTGCTCGCACATCGACCACACAGAACACGATGTGGATGTCATCGTCACGGAACACGGCGTGGCGGACCTGCGCAATCTCTCCCCGCGCGAGCGCGCCGACGTGATTATAGCGAAATGCGCGGACCCGCGATACCGGGAGCTTTTGAGGGATTATAAGAAACGCGCTGAACTGGGGAAAGGACATGAACCTCATATTTTGAAAGAAGCTCTTTCCTGGCACGTTCGTTTGAGTGAAAAAGGAAGCATGTTGGATTAA
- a CDS encoding TonB-dependent receptor: MALAFSFAFLSFAFLSTASLAAVPLPELPEEVVTASVIYDREEDKYLSPGMVTVIRPEEKSGEQRSLPDLLDDVPGLRVIRLQGRNGYATASVRGSTSSQVAVYVDGVLMNLESESAVDLSVIPVEDVERVEVYKGYIPAQFGAQAMGGVINIVTKFPEKRQIDLSLGIASFGKRKGTFSYASPLGKGKFLGSLGYETYDGDFEYWNDNGTAYVDGDDYTGRRRDNGFENGDVLLKWEDAHWKARASWTGRERDLSLMAPGADRTGISQPRGALLDTDRWDFSLGRSQTYGSAAWGVEFFYTEQSKAYDSRRAPLEPTAIGGINVRKSEYDASRFGVALRANMPLGERHFFEFLAEYSDEGLDVKGDSLYEYLGGISHYDREDWNLNLQDTVALDGAGTFLATPSLRWHKLDGEDHFTWQLALTKEFSPHWMAKAAYGTYARSPNLYERYGDGAFIIPAEDDLKWETGTQFDVGVVWNETAKALGNARANVSLSGFWRETDDLLEFLMANPRYGRYFNVAKSQVKGVELELALDWEKWGLALSGTWMDGVNKTPNIAGSVRGEGKKLPNRPEWSGALRLTRKFDKGSVFAEFQYVEENYADSNEYVLFDARNLFNVGFKYDLSPTTRLTIGVNDVFNDADQWRMRPNGMNGSTRMLWYPIEGRSYYLTFDIEL, from the coding sequence TTGGCGCTCGCGTTCTCGTTCGCTTTCCTCTCGTTCGCTTTCCTTTCGACGGCGTCGCTTGCTGCCGTGCCGCTTCCAGAGCTTCCAGAAGAAGTCGTGACCGCTTCGGTCATCTATGACAGAGAAGAAGACAAGTATCTGTCCCCAGGCATGGTGACCGTCATTCGTCCCGAAGAAAAATCCGGAGAACAGCGCAGCTTGCCCGACCTCCTGGACGACGTTCCCGGTCTTCGCGTGATTCGTCTTCAAGGGCGCAACGGATACGCGACGGCCTCCGTGCGAGGGAGCACTTCCTCTCAAGTAGCCGTTTACGTGGATGGTGTCCTGATGAACCTGGAAAGCGAGTCGGCCGTCGATCTCTCCGTGATACCCGTCGAAGACGTCGAACGCGTCGAGGTCTACAAGGGCTATATCCCTGCTCAATTCGGCGCTCAAGCGATGGGTGGCGTCATCAACATCGTGACGAAGTTCCCCGAAAAGAGACAGATCGATCTCTCCCTCGGAATAGCTTCTTTTGGCAAGAGAAAAGGAACGTTCTCTTACGCCTCCCCACTGGGTAAAGGGAAGTTTTTAGGCTCGTTAGGCTACGAAACTTATGATGGAGATTTCGAGTACTGGAACGACAACGGCACGGCTTACGTGGACGGCGACGACTACACCGGGCGCAGGCGCGACAACGGGTTTGAGAACGGCGACGTCCTGCTGAAGTGGGAGGATGCCCATTGGAAAGCGCGCGCCTCCTGGACCGGCAGGGAGCGCGACCTCTCATTGATGGCGCCGGGCGCGGACAGAACCGGCATCTCCCAGCCGAGAGGCGCTTTGCTCGACACGGACCGGTGGGATTTCTCCCTGGGGCGCTCTCAAACTTACGGATCGGCAGCCTGGGGCGTGGAGTTTTTCTACACGGAGCAGAGTAAAGCCTACGACAGCAGACGCGCTCCGCTGGAGCCCACAGCGATAGGTGGGATCAACGTGAGGAAGAGCGAGTACGACGCGTCGAGGTTCGGCGTGGCGCTAAGGGCAAACATGCCCCTGGGCGAGCGACACTTTTTCGAGTTTTTGGCGGAGTACTCCGACGAAGGACTTGACGTGAAAGGGGATTCGCTCTACGAGTACCTTGGTGGCATATCCCATTACGACAGGGAAGACTGGAACCTCAACCTCCAGGATACCGTAGCGCTGGACGGGGCTGGAACGTTTTTGGCCACTCCATCGCTCCGGTGGCATAAACTGGACGGCGAAGATCATTTCACGTGGCAGTTGGCCTTAACCAAGGAATTTTCCCCACACTGGATGGCGAAAGCCGCTTATGGCACATACGCCCGCTCTCCCAATCTGTACGAAAGATACGGCGATGGGGCGTTCATCATCCCTGCCGAGGACGATTTGAAATGGGAAACAGGAACCCAGTTCGACGTGGGGGTCGTGTGGAATGAAACCGCAAAGGCTCTGGGGAACGCGCGCGCCAACGTTTCTCTATCCGGCTTCTGGCGCGAGACGGACGATCTTCTCGAATTTTTGATGGCAAACCCAAGGTACGGCAGATACTTTAATGTGGCGAAATCCCAGGTAAAGGGCGTGGAGTTGGAGCTCGCCCTCGACTGGGAGAAGTGGGGACTTGCGCTGTCGGGGACGTGGATGGACGGCGTTAACAAGACTCCGAACATCGCCGGATCGGTCCGCGGCGAGGGGAAGAAGCTGCCAAACCGCCCAGAGTGGAGTGGCGCTCTGCGTCTCACTCGAAAGTTCGACAAGGGGTCTGTCTTCGCAGAGTTTCAGTACGTGGAGGAGAACTACGCCGATTCAAACGAGTATGTCCTTTTCGACGCGCGAAACCTGTTCAACGTCGGGTTCAAGTACGACCTCAGCCCTACGACGCGCCTTACGATCGGAGTCAACGACGTTTTCAACGACGCGGATCAATGGCGAATGCGTCCAAACGGGATGAACGGCTCAACCCGTATGCTCTGGTATCCCATCGAAGGCCGTTCCTACTATCTGACGTTCGACATAGAACTATAG